In the Pristis pectinata isolate sPriPec2 chromosome 34, sPriPec2.1.pri, whole genome shotgun sequence genome, TAACAAGACTTACTGATCTTTCTGAAAATGCAGTGGCGAAACCAGGCAAGAAAACAAAGTTGTTAATGACATACTCACTGGTGAATTTGGGGGACCCCTGCAGCACGTGGTGTGGAAGCAGATGAGGAAATCGATTAAACCAGGTAGGCAGCACTGTTTGCTGGGTGCACAAAGTTAATTGTGGTGTTAACAACTTTGAATTTCCAGTCAGTTCCAGTTGAGAATTGGGACTGAAAATCAAAATCTTTATTGGCTGATTATTCGTTTGTCATGACACGGGAGGTctttcagtccctcgagtctatGCCgtcagaggacatcttcaagagttggcacctcaagaaggcggcatccatcattaaggaccctcaccatccgggacacaccctcttctcgttactactgtcagggaggaggtacaggagcctgaagacccacactcagtgattcaggaacactttcttcccctccgtcatcagatttctgatggtccatgaacacaaccttgtcattcctttttttttgcactagttattttgtaatttatagtaattttatgtctttgcatcatCCTGCTGCCgcaatttcacgacatacaaggcagtgataataaatcagaacaatcccattctcttAGTTCTctttaacctattctccctcacttCCCCGATTCTCTTGCTAATCACATACACACTCGGGGTAATtggcagtgaccaattaacctgccaatcatTGGGATGCGGGAGAAGATTACAGCACCTGTAGAAGACCCATATGGTCAAGGGGAAAATATGCAAGCACCACAGACCACACCAGAGATCAggttcgaacccgggtctctggagctatgcgGCAGCAACTCTATTAGCTGCCCTCATGTGGATTAATTCTAAGCAATGTCATCCTGCAGGGAACAAAATATTTAACCTTGCTCAGTAATATTTATTTGGTTAGTTAAagttgctgcctcccagctccagagacctgggttcgatcctgaactttctcacatcctaaagacttgcgggttggtaggttgattggttgCTGTTAATTAATCCTAGTGCAGGCGTCTTGTTATGAGAATtgagggaggaattgatgggcaagtgagagagaataggtaacaGAGAAATAAGTCCGTGAATAGACCTGATGGAAATGGTCagagggctggcatggactcaatgggctgaatggactctttcTATGTTGCAAGATAATatgagaaaatataaattaatggtAAATTTTAGGATAAGCTTTCAGGCACATTTATTAACTTTAGTTTAGTTTGGAAGTTGGGGAAGGCTTTGACGAAAGCTCTAGTGCTGCACGCTGCCTGAATTTAGGTGAACACGAAAAGCAGCTTTGTAGCCAATCAGGAGGGCCCCTCACCCTGATAAAATAGTTCTTTCCAGTAAGGGAGGCTGTCAGCAGTCATGCAGCTAGTCAGTTTCCCCTTCTCTAAGCCCATTTGCAGGAGCAATGGATGGGCATACTACACTGTTACAGATCAATTAAGAAACCTTGTCTCTACAGAGCTTAGTTATGCTGATATCAAATTCATTCAGTAATACTAGGTAATCTAGTGAAACTTAATATTTATTACCTGAAAGTTTACGTATAAATGTGTTCCTGGTACTGTGGTTTAGACTGGGTCACCTTATTGATACTAATGTGATATTTTCTTTCTGGCTTACAGCACTCACTCAATTGACCCTAGCTCCGAGTTCGGCTCACCCCAGGCTCATTTTATCTGAAAGCATGACCAAGATATGTGTTGGATATCTGCACCAGCAGTTACCGAAGAATTCAAAACGATTTCTAAACCATATCTGTGTGCTGGGATCGAAACGATTTACGTCGGGGAAACACTATTGGGAGGTCGAGGTTGACCAGGGGGCAAAGTGGACGGTTGGGGTTGTGAATGAATCCGTAAGCAGACACGAAATGAAAGACATGACTGTGCAGAATGGCTACTGGGTTATCAGTCCTCATGCAACCAACTGGATCCAATCACTCTTCAACTTCTTTGCACAGACAGACAGAAATTCAAAACATACTGAGCACCTTGAGCTCCAAATCAATCCAACAAAGGTTGGTGTTTATCTGGACTATAGGGGAGGGCAGGTGTCATTTTACAATGCCGATAACATGTCTCATCTCTACACGCATAGTGGGTCAATGTCTGGCACAGTCTTACCTTTCTTTGGACCAGGAATCTCAGCAAATGATCAAATGAGACTGCTTCAGCCATGGTGGTAAACTTGATTTGCCTCATGTTATGTAAAATAATGTTATTAGAATGAATCATTAAATAAACACTCTTAGCTCAGAGTACTGTGGAAGATTTAAGTTTGTTGTAATAACtacgaaggaggccattcagtctatcaggTGCAtactggctcccagcagaacaatcccattccttccTCTGATTTCCCTGAACCCCTAcagctttgattcttttgccgtTAACCTACATTGGGGGCTGGGCCAGAGGTTTACAGCAGTCATAAGCTCCTCTTGCCCCTCCCacttactcacctacacactaggggtaacttacagtaattaacatacctgcacatctttgggatgtgcaaggaaaaTGGAGAACCTTGTGGAAATGCATGTTTGCAGCAAGAAGGTGCAGACTGCacgtagacagcactggaggtcagggccTGTCCCTAATTGGCCTTCAGAGATGATTAGTTACCtccttgagccactgcagtccttctggtgaaggtgctcctacagTGGTATCGAGTTTAACGACTGAGACCCAGTGACGACAAACGGCCAGCAAtagatttccaaatcaggatggtgcacCACTTGGAGGGGAAGCTACTGATAGTGAGATCCCCATGCCCcgctgcctttgtccttggtggtagcaGAGGTTGTTGGTTTAGGAGgcactgttggagtagcctgggcgaggacctgcagtgcattttgtagatgataaaaACAGCAGGCATTGTGGatcaatggtggagggaatgaatggtcaGAGTGGTGAATAGTCAAGTCAAATGGGTGCTCAATTCTAGGTATTGAGCTCCTTGAGTGCTGTTGAAGTTGCATCCGTTCCAGGCTGGCTGAGGGGTGTTGAAGGCCAGTCACTGTTTCCAGAAATCCATGGTATTGTAttcttcagtctctcttggtcctCACCCGATCACAaaccattccctttgttctctccacacctttcccttctctgctacttaaaatatgtttgatttttaacattttctacttttgatGCAAGGTCAgaacttgttttattttccacagatgctgcttgaattgccaaggacATCCACCATTTTATTGTGCTTTCCATGGTATTAAACAGCAGTCCAATGCACATTCTCATTAAACTCCTCTCCAACCTGACCAGTAATTTACTCCAACATGGATTCAGTCTCTCTCTACACAAGCAGagtactgcaaatactggaagtcTGTCACTGGTTACAATTAAGACCTTGCAATGGTGCAAGTGAGACACTACACCTTAGTAGCAAGATATGTTGTACAAAGACGAATAATCTTCACAGAAACATTCAACTTCATAAGGTAATTTCACAGGAAATTTGGAAGTTTAATTAAGAATTTTGATTGAACAGTACACATCACGGTTGCGGTCAAGGTATCCAAATAAACTTCTTTTCCCAAGACAGAAATGTACAAAAACAACATGCAAAATGTAAACACCAGTTAAACTCCGTATAGCCTCAGTGATTATCCAGACCACTTAAAGCAGGAAACATTGGAGCAATGAGTGACAGTTCCACTTAGCAGCTAAATCTTATCACAGTGTTTCAAGCCCCAACAAAATCTACAAACAAAACCTCAAGAGATTAGCTAGTTACTTTACTTTGAAAACTATCTGGATAATTAACAATTTCCCATCAAAATTTATTAACATTGTGGAATGAACAGAGGGCTTTTGTGCAAAGCAACTTTATAGTGGTTATAACCCCAAAGTACACAACAGTACAGTAAGATCCTTTGTAAACACATACATACTGATCCAAAAACATGAAGTCTTCCTGTATTCAGGAACATGTTTCTTAAATAAGACAGTTTTAGCAAATGGACAGTGTGTGCAAATGTTTGCCAGCCCTAGCTGAATAACTTACTCATTGCTTTGCCCAGTTTTTCATTTTGGGCTCTGATTTGTTTAGTGACAATTCTCAGTTGCTGCACAGCAGCTGTGTTTCCTGGCTCCAGCTTCAGCACCCTCTTCAAATCCCCTTTGGCTTTGTCAACCTCATTGATGGAGGCATAGGCCTGACCCCGACGGTACAGGCACTTCACGGAGTTGGGCTCTATCTCCAGTGCCTTGGAGCAGTTCTGGATGACGTTTCTGTACTGGTTTTGCTTCAGCTGGCAGGCAGCCAGGTTTGAGTACAGTGTGCACCTGACTTTGTTGTACTCCTCTCCTTTCTCGGGAGGGACTTCGTATTTCACTGACACCAGCAGCCTCAGCGATTTCGCGTAGCGCCGTGTGGCTCCAAAGAGATTCCCGTTTTTAAAATGCTCAGTGCCTTTAGTTTTGTGGTGCATTGCTGCTTGCCACTTTTCTTCGAATGTCATCTCCCAGGAGTCTTTACGGAGAGTCAACTCTTCCAGTTTCACAGTGAACTTCAGTCCATCAGCAAGgtctgtacctgcctccaccaaaccCGGAGCCAGAAGGACTTCACACTGCTCTCCCAGCAGCATTGTCTCAACGCATTTATCAATTACTTCTGCAAACCATGTATCACTTTCGCCAAGAATCAGTTCCGCCGACTGATTGATCCCAATTGGAAAATGCTTCCTTGAATCAAAATTGCTTGTGGGTTCCACCTCAATGCATACACGGCACCTGGATCCTTCTTTGGGTTTATCTAGCCCACTGCCGACCTGTAAAATCTTCTTCACAAAGGAATGATCTGGGCACGCCCAGGTGAAAGATTTTGGATGAATCCAATGATCTGACAGATTTCTTACTTGTTCCTGCCTATCGTTATTGTTGGTGGCCTCCAAAATCTCAGTCAGTTGGCTCGTTGCCATTATACTTCAGGTTGAATGACTGTGGCCCTCACACCATGAGGTACCCGGTGCCATGAATCAGGCAATGACGTGTGCCCAAGTGAAAATGGTTGTCATTCAGTACAGCTTCTGCAAAGTTGTTTTTAATACAAGTTAAAATGCGAGCattcaaaaataaaagcattagTTAATCTTTCTGGGGCTGCCAAATCCAACTAATGTTTGCTTTAAAATTTACCAACTTGTGCAATGCAGTCTCAAAGCATACGTGTATACATACGCACACGGCCAAACCAAGATTCAAAGCACCTCACACTAAAAAAAAACCCTCTATCCTTTTTGCTAGTAAAAGAtcgtggaaagggtgagcagcttcaagttcctaggcatcaacatctctgagAAAATATCCTGGGCCTGACACATTGACACAATCTTGAAGAAGGCACTCCAGCAGCTcgactttgttaggagtttgaggagatttggtacgtcaccaaagactcttacaaatttctatacatgtatggtggagagcattctgactggttgcatcacagcctggtatggagacgccaatgcacaggatcgcaagaagatGTAGATGGTAAAAGATACAGCatctccatcaagggcacaaccctccccaccactgaggacatcttcaagaggcagtgcctcaaaaaggcaacgtctcatcaaggaccctcaccatctgggacacgccctcttgttactatcatcagggaggaggtacaggagcctgaagacccaaacttaatgattcagaaacagcttcttcccctccgccatcagatttttgaacgataGATGAACCCACGAACGCTAccttattattcttttttttgcactacttatttttgtaatttatagattgttgtcttgcactgcactgctgctgcaaaacaacacatttcatgacatagaagtcagtgataataaacctgattcggaaGTACTGTGATTACAACCCCACCTCTTCTGCCACACTGCACATCACACCCACTACTCCCCAGTCATCAACACCCACCCCAAGTCCCACATACCCTCCCTTCGCTGGCCTCATTAATACTCCCTCACCCACCCTAACCTCTCCATCCACTCCCATTCCAGCCCAGCACCCACCCCAAACCTCCCACTCTATTCTCCACACCACCGACACACGTGACCCCAGCCACCCTAACCCCCACTGCTGCCTTGCAACCCAGCCCACCACTAATACCCCCACAAACCACCCTACACCCTCCCTCTCTACCCAAACCCACGAACAGTACACCTCCCTCTACTTCCATCCGAGCTCACCATCCAACTTCCCACTCAACCACCCACACCAATCCTGCACCCTCTCACTTCACCCACAcgaccccacccaccaacccccatCTTAGCATGCACGCTAGCTGCCACCAATGCTCCCACCCTAACCTCATACaccccccatccacccacccacacttCACTCCCATCCAAGTCCACTCACCCCCAGCTTCCCACTCTACCCCCTCACGAGCCCTGCACCTCCCTCTttgccctcacacacacactacccCACCCCCTTCACCTTCCATCCTAGCCTGCTACCAATGCACCCAATCCATCCTCCAACCTCAACTCTACGCCTCCGACACAACTCCTGCACCTTCCCTCTCAACCCACACATCCTTTCACCCACCCCAAACCCCTGATgttcctctccacctcccctccctctattctgctcctctccccaccaccctcctcccatcccctccctcccctcctctccccaccacccttcccccacctccccctcccaccccaacaccccatcccctcctccccaaaccccccccacccacctcccctcaccccctcctcccccacgcacctcccctcaccccctcctcccccacccacctcccctcaccccctcctccccctccccaaccacctcccctcaccccctcctccccctccccacccacctcccctcaccccctcctccccctccccacccacctcccctcactccctcctccccctccccaaccacctcccctcaccccctcctcccctccccaaccacctcccctcaccccctccccaaccacctcccctcaacccctccccacccacctcccctcaccccctcctccccctccccacctcctccccctccccacctcctccccctccccacccacctcctctccctccccctccccacccacctcctctcctccccctcccacccacctccaccctcctcacccccccccacccacctccaccctcctcaccccccaccctcacccccaccccttcctctccctcctacccctctcccttcctcactccgaccccccccccccactctccccccacccccaccttcccgttCTGTCCGGCAGCCGCTGCACTCACCGATGACAGGAGGTACGGACTCCGGCCCCGGTCCCGCCCAGCTCCCGGGAGACCAGCAACGCCGCCGCCACCGGTCCAGACCCCAGCCGCCagcttcctcccccctcccctcaaccgCCGGCCGCGGCCGCCGCCGCCATCCGGCGCCGCGACGTCACTTCCCTGGCAACGGCCCGGCGCCGAAGCGCTGCAGCGTCAGGGACAGGTGAGGGCAAGGCCCGGGGGTAAGACGGGtgctggtgtgggaggggggtgctggtgctggtggtggtggggggtgtgggggtggtggtgtggggaggggaggggaggggaggggaggggggtggtggtgtggggagggaatggggggcGGTGGTGCTGGTGGAGGGTGTGggatgtgggggtggtggtgtggggaggggtggcggtggtgctggtggggggtgtgggaggggggcggtggtggtgctggtggggggtgtgggaggggggcggtggtgctggtggagggtgtgggatgtgggggtggtgctggtggggggtgtgggaaggggtggtggtgtggggtggggaggggaggggaggggtggcggtggtggtgtggggtggggtgtgggatgtggggtggggtggtggtctggggtgtggtggtggtggtgtggggagggtggtggtggtggttggggggtggtgtgAGGGGTTGGTgatggttggtggggtgggggtggtgttgggggggtagggaggtggtgggggtcagggggatggtggtggtgtgggggaggtTCTGTGCTGGAGGGCAGGCGGGCTCGGGTTGCTGCCGGGGACACTGGGCGAGCTTCGCATCAGCCCGGGGTTTGGTTGGGGGTGAGTGCGAAGGAGGAGATGCACCGCCTTTGGATGCTGCACCCATTACACAACAGTGGTtcaaagtcagtttattgtcatctgcacaagtccacatCATCGAGtcacgcagcatggaaacaggcccttcggcccaaccagtccatgccgaccacgatgccccatccaagctagtcccatttgtccaaatctctctaaacctttcctacccatggacatccaaatgtcttttaagtgctgtTACTGAAAACATATTTTCCAGGTCATCAAACATTCCTTTGACACTGATGTCAAGAGTCAGCTAGAGGTTGAAGTTAAACTCACCATGGTATGCTGGAAACTTATATCCAATAATTctgttatatatttttaaatatccatTATCCAATAAATCTAACAATGGGttatgatgcatttttttttactttacataaatgattttgcAGAAAATAATTCCATTGAAATATATGTACTGCAGACTTCacttattgaacggttcccctgcACGGCGAGATGGACTCCCGACCCCACAATCCACCCCGctatgtgtgcacgggtgcaatgaaaaacatacttgcagcagcatcacaggcacatagcaccatataagcagccctaacttggattattgtgtgcagttgtgctccccacactctaggaaggacgtgattgcactggagagggtgcagaggagagtcaccagcatgttgcctggattggagaactttagttatgggtgagagattggacagaccagaagcagcaaacaaactgctggagcaacccAAGCGggttgaggagcatctgtggggtggaaaggaattgtcgacattttgggtcgaaaccctggcaTCAGGactggggtgggggagttgtgagttttctcagtcctgatgctgggttccccccacccccaacagatgctgctcaacccactgagttcctccagcaggttgtcggTTGttccacgttccagcatctgccgtctcttgtttTTCCATCGAATAGAatgggcttgttttccatggaggctgagaggtgacctgatagaaggatataagattatgagaggcaatagatagggtagggGTATCATAAACAAGAGGGTGGAGGTTGGAGGTGAgttgaaggaattttaaaggggatctgagggctaattttttttacacagagaatggttggtaactggaactcgctgccagaggaggtggtacaaTCACTCTGTACAATTGGCACTTAAATAGATAAGGTGAGCAAATGggatgtgtagatgggcaaaaaggcctgcatggacatggtgggctgaagggcctgtttctgtgctgtgacgtTGAGCATCAGTGACTTTTATTTCCTTTCAGGATGTGAGTATCACTGAGCAAGGTGTTAGTTGCTCATTGGTTGTTTCAGAGTCACACCTGTTGCTGCAGGTCTGGAGTCAAATATTCGCCAGACCAGATAGGTgcagcagatttcctctcctgaaagctgctagtgaatcagatggactcaaatagagccatagagttgtacagcacagaaacgggccctttgtcACAACTCAtgcgtgccgaccatgatgcctatctacgatAGTCCCTTTTGctcacattaggcccatatccctctagtccTTCCCAATCCAAGTATCTGACCAAAGGCCTTTTGAATGCTGTAATTGTAAATGCCTGTATCGTTTCTTCTGGTAGTTCATTCTAGATaaccatcttctgctgtgtgaaaaatatgcccctcagatctcctttaaattccttccatctcaccttcaatctgtgtcctctagttttagacttccctatctctgctcctcataattttataaacctctataagataagatatctttattagtcacatgtacatcgaaacacacagtgaaatgcatctttttgcgtagactgttctggcggcagcccgcaagtgtcgccacgcttccggcgccaacatagcatgcccacaacttcctaacccgtacatctttggaacgtaggaggaaaccggagcacctggaggaaacccacacagtcacggggagaacgtacaaaatccttacagacagtggccagaattgaacctggtcgctggtgctgtaatagtgttatgctaaacgctacgctaccatgcctgccccctcacccctcagcctcctacgttccatggagaaaaaaatgagcctatccaatctctccttaaaagtAAAGCTCTCtgttccaggcaacgtcctgatgaatctcctctgcactctttcaatgctgccacattcttcctgtagtgctGCAATCAGAAATGTAtgcaatattctaagtgtggtctgaccaatgtcttgtacagctgcagtgCGACACAtcaattcttatactcagtgtctcagcctatgaaggcaagcatgccaaataccttcactatccacctgtgtcaccattttaatGGAGCTATGAACTTACACGCCAatgtccctttgtacatcaacgctCCTGAGGTCCCTACCAAATACTGTttatgtcctgttagtatttgacatccgataatgcattatctcacactggTCCTAGCCTGATTCAGGGCTCCCTCACACCTCATTCCCCCAAAATGAATAAACAtctcattctgttatttttctcaGATCTCAGGATCAGAAACTGGGGTTAgacatttgatcccagcaataATACAACATGATCTGTATTGTACTCTCCACCTACACTGCCCAAATATCAGTCCCATTTTTAAAGGTAGTAGCAATATCAGGCATTGCGTATAACATGACTGGTGCCCAGAGAGGGGAGGAGCTGAGAAACCAGTATGATTGGCATCCTCTCCACCCCACTGCCCAGAGTGACATGGGAACTTCTCTGTCGACAGGGTTTGTTTCAGGGTCCCAGCTGAGTGAGTTACTGGATGGGTGAACGATATGTTCGGGCTCATGGACAGAatgtaacacagcatggaaacagaccctctaACCAAACGTCCACCCCGATcctcaggcacccatttacattaatcccattttcttctccactcccgtcaactccccccaaattcaactcacccacacactaggggcaatttacagtggccaattaacctgccagcccacacgtctttgggatatgggaggaaaccggagcacctgggggaacccaCAAGGTCGcatggggaatgtgcaaactccacacacacacggcgccagaggtcaggatcgaaccggggtcactggatctgtgaggtagcggctctaccagctgcgccacacCAGAGGTGGCAGAAAATGACATCATGTGTTCATCACAGAATGGGCAACATTGTCCCAAAGATATTGAAGTTTTGTTCTGAAGCTTTAACATTTTCCTCATCCTGTTCGCTTCCATGTCAacaatcaaaatgctggaggaacacagcaggtcagggcagcatttgtggagggaaatgaacagtcgatgttttgggatcgagacccttcaccttgacccaaagtgttgactgtccatttccttccatagctgctgcctgacccactgagtctgtagctccagattccagcatccctggtctgtctccacttcaatatcACCTCTGCCCCCTCTAGTGCGCTTGTGCAGAATTGCAGTTGGGACTGCTTTAACCAGTCTAAAATCCAAGGGAGCTGAGAGTAACTTACACTCCAGTGTATTCATAAGTACATTGGCAGGGAACTTGTGCTTACAGGCTCA is a window encoding:
- the LOC127585860 gene encoding zinc-binding protein A33-like, translated to MATMNHLLNLSKDLSCSICLEFYQDPVFLDCGHTFCEACISSFWENGECSCPECRLFFPEKVLKPNRQLASIVENVRSLRDSSGEREWGETLRGFRGTGRNQPAGAQRLPAYAAALTRRIDELMHQFEGEFAELHQILDREEHEMKQRLSKRGEELQHRLTASHRPAGDNNPSLLQMIWNLLKEITTPQASGETRQENKVVNDILTGEFGGPLQHVVWKQMRKSIKPALTQLTLAPSSAHPRLILSESMTKICVGYLHQQLPKNSKRFLNHICVLGSKRFTSGKHYWEVEVDQGAKWTVGVVNESVSRHEMKDMTVQNGYWVISPHATNWIQSLFNFFAQTDRNSKHTEHLELQINPTKVGVYLDYRGGQVSFYNADNMSHLYTHSGSMSGTVLPFFGPGISANDQMRLLQPWW
- the LOC127585862 gene encoding FK506-binding protein-like, producing the protein MATSQLTEILEATNNNDRQEQVRNLSDHWIHPKSFTWACPDHSFVKKILQVGSGLDKPKEGSRCRVCIEVEPTSNFDSRKHFPIGINQSAELILGESDTWFAEVIDKCVETMLLGEQCEVLLAPGLVEAGTDLADGLKFTVKLEELTLRKDSWEMTFEEKWQAAMHHKTKGTEHFKNGNLFGATRRYAKSLRLLVSVKYEVPPEKGEEYNKVRCTLYSNLAACQLKQNQYRNVIQNCSKALEIEPNSVKCLYRRGQAYASINEVDKAKGDLKRVLKLEPGNTAAVQQLRIVTKQIRAQNEKLGKAMSKLFS